A window of Sphingobacterium sp. SRCM116780 contains these coding sequences:
- the ccoN gene encoding cytochrome-c oxidase, cbb3-type subunit I: MQLEQFNYDNKIVRNFGIATIIWGIVGMSIGLLIATQLVWPAMNFGIQFSTFGRIRPVHTNAIIFAFVGNAIFMGVYYSLQRVLKARMFSDILSKLHFWGWQLIIVASAITLPLGLTTSHEYAEMEWPIDLGITFIWVVFGINMFGTIIKRRERHMYVAVWFYIATFVTVAVLHLVNSVQLPISGWKSYYVYSGVQDALVQWWYGHNAVAFFLTTPFLGMMYYFLPKMANRPVYSYKLSILHFWSLIFIYIWAGPHHLLYTALPGWVQSLGVAFSVMLIAPSWGGMINGLLTLRGAWDKVRTEPVLKFMVVALTCYGMATFEGPMLSLKQVNAIAHFTDWIVAHVHVGALGWNGFMTFAILYWLIPRIYKTELYSKKLASAHFWIGTLGILFYAIPMYWAAVVQGLMWKEFTPEGVLKYPNFLATTLEILPMHMMRALGGGLYLSGAILMTYNLVKTMKQGKLLANEPAQAPALLPVTMNEQSKHRRLERKPIMFMVLALIAILIGGIVEMIPTFTISSNVPTIASVKPYTALEIQGRDLYIREGCVNCHTQVVRPFRSETARYGEYSKAGEYVYDHPFLWGSKRTGPDLHRIGGKYPNKWHFDHLLDPTITSPGSIMPMYPWLIDQKLDNSLLKNKLEAMRKLGVPYTDQEIANAQANLAKQAKGIVEDLKKNQVNVLADREIIALIAYLQRLGTDIKAAPKTTKVIDEQH, translated from the coding sequence ATGCAGTTAGAGCAGTTTAATTATGACAATAAGATTGTCAGAAATTTCGGTATCGCTACCATTATTTGGGGGATAGTGGGTATGTCCATTGGGCTGCTTATAGCCACTCAATTGGTATGGCCAGCGATGAATTTCGGGATTCAGTTCTCAACATTTGGTCGTATCAGACCTGTACATACAAATGCGATCATCTTCGCCTTTGTTGGTAATGCTATTTTCATGGGCGTGTATTATTCTTTACAACGCGTCTTAAAAGCCCGTATGTTTAGTGATATACTGAGTAAACTTCATTTTTGGGGTTGGCAATTGATTATTGTAGCCTCTGCGATCACTTTACCACTAGGATTGACCACCAGTCATGAGTATGCGGAAATGGAATGGCCTATTGATCTCGGGATTACTTTCATTTGGGTCGTTTTCGGAATTAATATGTTTGGTACAATTATCAAACGTAGGGAACGCCATATGTATGTAGCAGTTTGGTTCTATATTGCCACTTTCGTTACGGTAGCTGTTTTACATCTAGTAAATTCCGTCCAATTACCGATTTCAGGATGGAAAAGTTATTATGTATATTCTGGAGTACAGGATGCTTTGGTGCAATGGTGGTATGGTCATAACGCGGTCGCATTCTTTTTGACAACCCCATTTTTGGGTATGATGTATTATTTCTTACCTAAAATGGCTAATCGTCCTGTATACTCATATAAACTAAGTATTCTTCACTTTTGGTCATTGATTTTCATTTACATCTGGGCAGGTCCTCATCACTTATTATATACTGCTCTTCCAGGCTGGGTTCAATCCTTAGGGGTTGCTTTTTCAGTGATGTTGATCGCTCCAAGTTGGGGAGGGATGATTAATGGTTTGCTGACACTACGAGGAGCGTGGGATAAGGTTCGTACAGAACCAGTTTTAAAATTTATGGTTGTGGCCTTGACATGTTATGGTATGGCGACATTCGAAGGTCCTATGCTCTCCTTAAAACAAGTGAATGCTATTGCTCACTTTACAGATTGGATAGTAGCACACGTTCATGTTGGAGCCCTTGGTTGGAACGGGTTTATGACTTTTGCTATTTTGTATTGGTTGATTCCGCGTATTTATAAAACAGAATTATATTCTAAAAAATTAGCTTCTGCACATTTTTGGATTGGAACATTAGGTATTCTTTTCTATGCGATCCCGATGTATTGGGCAGCTGTAGTGCAAGGCTTGATGTGGAAAGAGTTTACACCAGAAGGAGTGTTGAAATATCCCAATTTCTTAGCGACAACATTGGAAATTCTCCCCATGCATATGATGCGTGCTTTGGGAGGAGGTTTATATTTATCAGGTGCAATATTGATGACTTATAACTTGGTGAAAACCATGAAACAGGGTAAGTTATTAGCGAATGAGCCTGCTCAAGCACCTGCCTTGCTACCTGTTACTATGAATGAACAATCTAAACATCGTCGCTTGGAAAGAAAGCCGATTATGTTCATGGTACTGGCATTGATCGCAATTTTGATTGGAGGAATCGTAGAAATGATCCCTACGTTTACAATCTCTTCGAACGTTCCAACCATTGCGAGTGTAAAACCTTATACAGCATTAGAAATTCAAGGCCGCGATCTCTATATCCGAGAGGGTTGTGTGAATTGTCATACACAAGTAGTACGTCCATTCCGTTCGGAGACTGCAAGATATGGGGAATATAGTAAAGCTGGTGAATATGTTTATGATCATCCCTTCTTATGGGGGTCGAAACGTACGGGTCCCGATTTACATCGTATTGGAGGAAAATATCCGAATAAATGGCATTTCGATCATTTATTAGATCCAACAATTACTTCTCCTGGTAGTATCATGCCGATGTATCCATGGTTGATTGATCAAAAATTGGATAATTCATTGCTGAAAAATAAGCTGGAGGCGATGCGTAAATTGGGTGTGCCCTATACCGATCAGGAGATTGCGAATGCGCAAGCAAATCTAGCTAAACAAGCGAAAGGAATTGTTGAGGATTTGAAGAAAAATCAAGTGAACGTATTAGCCGATCGTGAAATTATAGCGCTGATCGCTTACTTACAACGTCTGGGTACAGACATCAAAGCTGCACCCAAAACAACAAAAGTAATCGATGAACAACATTAA
- a CDS encoding cbb3-type cytochrome c oxidase N-terminal domain-containing protein, translating to MGLFLNTTTTAISNAETWSFGSGNIYNNILILVLTVVMISLLASAIMVNRAMRSILRITMPHILQEEQANRINKKANRKTAWNKLLGLRPISEEKDLVIDHEYDGIRELDNPIPIWFNALFYSTMTFAIVYVLVYHVFSWGMNQDQEYVQEMEKAEVLRQEYLAQAANLIDETNVTFDEAKVAAGRAIFQANCVPCHGGSAEGGIGPNLVDRFWLHGGEIKDIFKTVKYGIPDKGMVSWEQTLTPGQIAEVSSYIISIRDTKPANLKPAQGVAVTYESIQEKSTPADSTKAQ from the coding sequence ATGGGATTATTTTTAAATACAACAACGACAGCAATTTCCAATGCGGAAACATGGAGCTTTGGCTCAGGCAATATATATAATAATATTTTGATTCTTGTACTTACTGTTGTGATGATTAGTTTACTTGCATCAGCAATAATGGTCAATAGGGCCATGCGTTCTATTCTACGGATTACGATGCCGCATATCCTACAAGAAGAACAAGCAAATAGAATCAACAAAAAGGCAAATCGTAAAACTGCTTGGAATAAATTACTAGGATTACGACCTATTTCAGAAGAAAAGGATCTTGTAATTGATCACGAATATGACGGTATTCGTGAATTGGATAATCCAATTCCCATTTGGTTCAATGCGCTATTTTATTCAACGATGACTTTTGCGATTGTTTATGTGTTGGTGTATCATGTTTTCAGCTGGGGAATGAATCAAGATCAAGAGTATGTACAAGAAATGGAAAAAGCAGAGGTTTTACGTCAGGAATATTTAGCTCAGGCGGCCAATTTAATTGATGAGACTAATGTAACATTCGATGAAGCGAAAGTTGCAGCAGGTCGTGCTATTTTCCAAGCAAACTGTGTTCCCTGTCACGGTGGATCAGCTGAAGGAGGAATTGGTCCCAATTTGGTTGATCGATTTTGGTTACATGGTGGAGAAATAAAAGATATCTTCAAAACGGTAAAATACGGTATTCCAGATAAAGGGATGGTATCTTGGGAACAAACATTGACTCCCGGCCAAATCGCTGAAGTTAGTAGTTATATTATTTCCATTCGGGATACAAAACCTGCCAATCTAAAACCAGCACAAGGTGTAGCGGTAACATACGAATCCATTCAAGAAAAATCCACACCTGCTGATTCAACAAAAGCTCAATAA
- the ccoG gene encoding cytochrome c oxidase accessory protein CcoG, whose product MKTVVTNPAESQKSKTTRTWIYAKKPSGQWYNRRMWVGYGLLLFLFLAPFIKLGGEPFLMFNIIERKFSILGSVFYPQDLHIFVFGMLIMMVCIVLFTVVFGRIWCGWTCPQTIFMELIFRKIEYWIEGDWQQQKKLNDGPNTDQKKIKKIAKHGIFLLISFFISNIFLSYIIGVDALYKIITDPINQHMSGLFSIAIFTLVFYAVFAHVREIVCTTICPYGRLQGVLLDDQSITVAYDHRRGEPRGKQKKDEVQVKGDCIDCQLCVHVCPTGIDIRNGLQLECVSCTACVDACDAVMDKIGKPKKLIGFYAMGEIEGTIQKKSNTRTIAYSIVLIVLISVFGFMIFNRSEIGTTLLRAKGSSYQLREDHTISNLYSLELVNKSGKVMPFVLVPEDKRLKIQVVNPIHSLRKDGTASLSFFLIMKNEDVRQYKNDVKVDVYAGKRKVKTLKTTFIAPPGM is encoded by the coding sequence ATGAAAACAGTAGTAACAAATCCTGCCGAGAGCCAAAAGTCTAAAACAACAAGAACTTGGATCTATGCTAAGAAACCTTCAGGGCAATGGTATAATAGAAGAATGTGGGTGGGATATGGGTTACTACTGTTTCTTTTTTTAGCACCTTTTATTAAATTAGGTGGAGAACCTTTCTTAATGTTCAATATTATTGAACGTAAATTCTCCATTTTAGGCAGTGTATTTTATCCGCAAGATCTTCACATTTTCGTTTTTGGAATGTTGATTATGATGGTTTGTATTGTTCTTTTTACAGTCGTATTCGGTCGTATATGGTGTGGTTGGACTTGTCCGCAGACAATCTTTATGGAATTAATTTTTCGAAAAATAGAATATTGGATTGAAGGTGATTGGCAACAACAGAAAAAATTGAATGATGGACCAAATACAGATCAAAAAAAAATAAAAAAGATAGCTAAGCATGGGATATTCTTACTGATTTCGTTTTTCATTTCTAACATTTTTTTGTCTTATATCATTGGAGTTGATGCGCTGTATAAAATCATAACAGACCCAATCAACCAACACATGTCGGGATTATTTTCTATTGCAATTTTTACGTTGGTTTTTTATGCTGTCTTCGCTCATGTTAGAGAGATTGTCTGTACGACTATTTGTCCATATGGAAGATTACAAGGTGTTTTACTGGATGATCAAAGTATTACGGTGGCTTATGACCATCGACGAGGGGAACCAAGAGGTAAGCAGAAAAAGGATGAAGTACAGGTAAAGGGGGATTGTATTGACTGTCAGCTTTGTGTACATGTGTGTCCAACGGGAATAGATATTCGAAATGGTTTACAATTGGAATGTGTGAGTTGCACTGCTTGTGTAGACGCTTGTGATGCTGTAATGGATAAAATTGGAAAACCTAAAAAACTAATAGGTTTTTATGCAATGGGTGAAATAGAAGGTACTATTCAGAAAAAAAGTAATACCAGAACTATTGCTTATTCCATCGTCTTAATTGTTTTGATTTCAGTATTTGGATTTATGATTTTTAATCGCTCTGAAATTGGGACTACTTTGTTAAGAGCCAAAGGAAGTTCTTATCAGTTGCGAGAGGATCATACTATTAGTAATCTTTATTCATTGGAATTGGTGAATAAGAGTGGAAAAGTAATGCCTTTTGTATTGGTGCCAGAAGATAAGAGGCTGAAAATACAAGTTGTTAATCCTATTCATTCTTTAAGGAAAGATGGTACTGCTTCCCTAAGTTTCTTTTTAATCATGAAGAATGAGGATGTAAGACAGTATAAAAATGATGTGAAAGTGGATGTGTATGCTGGGAAAAGAAAAGTGAAGACATTGAAAACAACTTTTATAGCTCCTCCTGGAATGTAA
- a CDS encoding FixH family protein, translating into MNWGYKIFLSLGLFMLCIVGAGIYMVSRDTDTLEDTDYYEQGLHYDDVYTKRSNVVAHEAKPIITVENDTLYIQFVDAPNQGKLIFKRPSDGTQDMELPFQTMTSKFQLPVTTLKKGRWHLEIVWKNAELDFSTDQQLNL; encoded by the coding sequence ATGAATTGGGGTTATAAAATATTTTTAAGTTTAGGTTTGTTTATGCTCTGTATAGTAGGTGCAGGTATTTATATGGTCAGTCGCGATACCGATACTTTAGAGGATACTGACTATTATGAACAAGGATTACATTACGATGATGTGTATACAAAAAGATCAAATGTTGTTGCTCATGAGGCGAAACCTATTATAACAGTTGAAAATGATACGTTATATATTCAGTTTGTAGATGCTCCAAATCAAGGTAAATTAATTTTTAAAAGACCGTCTGACGGTACACAAGATATGGAGTTGCCATTCCAAACAATGACTTCGAAATTTCAATTACCTGTTACTACATTAAAAAAAGGAAGATGGCACTTGGAGATTGTATGGAAGAATGCTGAATTGGATTTTTCAACGGATCAACAGCTTAATTTGTAA
- a CDS encoding sulfite exporter TauE/SafE family protein: protein MSYSYFAFFMGLFGSIHCAVMCGPLLLVAQGNQRISWKIVINKILYQLGRILTYGSLGLLLGLFGKVATMQGWQRGLSLFTGIFLIVIGLFQLFQNRNHQFVRLQTFFFSPIAKLMGKWLYRPGGSFIAGILNGILPCGMVYMAIASAMNAESSLASFHFMIMFGLGTLPLLLLFSFLGNISQKYFKINFSKWLPFLYLLMGIWFLLRGANLDIPYLSPLLQVDGALNCHTI from the coding sequence ATGAGTTATTCATATTTTGCTTTTTTTATGGGCTTGTTCGGAAGTATTCACTGCGCTGTGATGTGTGGACCTTTGTTGCTTGTTGCTCAGGGAAATCAGCGAATCAGTTGGAAAATAGTTATTAATAAGATATTATACCAATTAGGACGAATTTTGACCTATGGTTCGCTTGGTTTGCTCCTTGGTTTATTCGGTAAAGTAGCCACGATGCAAGGATGGCAAAGGGGATTAAGTCTTTTTACAGGAATATTTCTGATTGTTATTGGACTGTTTCAACTCTTTCAAAATAGGAATCATCAATTTGTAAGATTACAAACCTTCTTTTTCTCACCAATAGCTAAATTAATGGGTAAATGGTTATATCGACCAGGTGGAAGTTTTATTGCAGGTATATTGAATGGAATTCTACCATGTGGAATGGTATACATGGCTATTGCTTCTGCTATGAATGCAGAATCTAGCCTTGCTAGTTTTCATTTTATGATTATGTTTGGCTTAGGAACACTACCATTATTATTGCTTTTCTCTTTTTTAGGAAATATTTCTCAAAAATATTTTAAAATTAATTTTTCGAAATGGTTACCTTTTTTATATCTCTTGATGGGAATATGGTTTCTGTTGCGTGGCGCTAATTTGGACATTCCCTATCTCAGTCCATTACTCCAAGTAGATGGAGCTCTAAATTGTCACACGATTTAG
- the cls gene encoding cardiolipin synthase yields the protein MEELFSQIEIDWSHVWQLLLNWYWLPLFVLYFGVISTILIENRNPTKTISWVMVIVFLPFVGLILYYLFGQKFRKVKRFQRINREQNRKLLVAWEESLSRMDEQLEIIHQRIGMLSRVFDYLKNEKLAFFSLNNRVELFINGEEKFPVLLKRLREAKKSIHMEYYIFEFDHIGKQVLAILEEKAKEGVKVRLILDSIGSPQVIKYLRKNKPSYPFEAFLPVTFTSLANSNYRNHRKIVVIDCQYGFVGGINISDRYINQPNQANYWRDTAMAVEGIAVNNLQIQFWNSWNQTEGEPFSLTEEYLNFNVAHIPERAAVSFASSDPGSLGPFNMEAILLAINDAKERIQLCTPYFIPSEQLSTALEIAASSGIKVELMLPAVSDSYIVQHATFSFLKPLLQRGIHVYLYNKGFIHAKTVCIDGKLAFVGTVNLDIRSFYINYEITSVVSDEQYCKRLEQQFEMDKSASDLVTLFSWAHRKKWKKGVDSLCRLLAPLL from the coding sequence ATGGAGGAGCTATTTAGTCAAATTGAAATTGATTGGAGCCACGTTTGGCAATTGTTACTAAACTGGTATTGGCTTCCTTTATTTGTTTTGTATTTTGGCGTAATTAGCACCATCTTAATTGAAAATAGGAACCCAACAAAAACGATCTCTTGGGTGATGGTTATTGTTTTTCTCCCTTTTGTTGGTTTGATACTTTACTATTTGTTTGGACAGAAATTTAGAAAAGTAAAGCGATTCCAACGGATCAATCGGGAGCAAAATAGAAAATTGTTAGTAGCATGGGAAGAGAGTTTAAGTAGAATGGATGAACAATTGGAGATTATTCATCAAAGAATTGGCATGTTATCTCGTGTTTTTGATTATTTGAAAAATGAAAAATTAGCATTCTTTTCATTGAACAATCGTGTTGAACTCTTTATTAATGGTGAAGAAAAATTTCCTGTACTACTCAAAAGACTACGTGAAGCTAAAAAATCCATTCATATGGAGTATTATATCTTCGAGTTCGATCATATTGGCAAACAGGTTCTTGCTATTTTAGAAGAAAAAGCAAAAGAAGGGGTTAAAGTTCGTCTGATACTAGACAGTATTGGATCTCCTCAAGTCATTAAATATTTGCGAAAAAATAAACCGAGTTATCCTTTTGAAGCCTTTTTGCCCGTTACCTTTACTTCGTTAGCAAATAGCAATTATCGAAATCACAGAAAGATTGTTGTCATTGATTGCCAATATGGATTTGTTGGGGGTATTAATATATCTGATCGTTATATCAATCAACCTAATCAAGCGAACTATTGGAGAGATACGGCGATGGCTGTAGAAGGTATTGCTGTTAATAATCTACAAATTCAATTTTGGAACAGTTGGAACCAAACCGAAGGAGAACCATTTTCATTAACGGAAGAATATTTAAACTTCAATGTAGCGCATATACCTGAAAGGGCAGCAGTTTCTTTTGCTTCCAGTGATCCAGGTTCATTAGGTCCTTTTAATATGGAAGCAATTCTTCTAGCGATTAATGATGCGAAAGAAAGAATACAATTGTGTACGCCTTATTTTATTCCTAGTGAACAATTGTCAACAGCATTAGAGATCGCCGCGTCTTCGGGAATCAAAGTGGAGTTGATGTTACCAGCCGTGTCAGATTCGTATATCGTTCAGCATGCTACATTTTCGTTTTTAAAACCACTTTTGCAAAGAGGAATACATGTTTATCTATATAACAAAGGTTTTATCCATGCTAAAACAGTTTGTATCGATGGTAAATTGGCATTTGTAGGGACTGTCAATTTGGACATTCGTAGCTTTTATATTAACTATGAAATTACAAGTGTCGTTTCGGATGAACAATATTGCAAACGTCTAGAACAACAATTTGAAATGGATAAATCGGCATCGGATTTAGTGACGTTATTTTCATGGGCACATCGGAAAAAATGGAAAAAGGGTGTTGATTCCTTATGTCGCCTTTTAGCTCCTCTATTATAG
- a CDS encoding carboxypeptidase-like regulatory domain-containing protein yields MKYIKLLTFTMGVCGIQHVYAQTTEATLPVNTIVERVQKYFQVYPVEKVHLHFDKPYYAVGDTLWFNTYLSRNLAEYDPSKIAYVEVLNSRDSLIQTLKIPLDKGVGNGFLVLDPQYLTQENYRFRAYTKWMSNFSTDYFFNKIVPVGDVINKKLVTEISFVNNDQSAAKSQAIIQFRDAMGKLLINSKVNWSLISGWETISDGKGETDAMGKVTVNLSAKDREILKKSFLQVSLQQNKNEKPLTSTFSMKNSLWDVDVQFFPEGGDLLAGVAKNVAFKAVSSEGKGVSVKGNIVDSKGKQVAEFSDAGLGMGYFNLLPLANEKYEAVLKFSNGQERKFKLPEVTQNKANVVFIKQDETNVNMAIVTSEENFAKQPNQSYYVLVQSNGHLVYAAQANMKGATAMIVIPKERLPNGIAQVSLLSTSGKVISERLVFVNSEKLLDINLAVNKQQYKAKEKVNLKLSVLNNGQKYPGSYSISVIDESKVPYDDNQDLSIVSNFLLTSDLKGYVESPNFYFNEKNADKDKALNALLMTQGFRRFEYQDLINEKLPVLSFMPEQGIEIAGTLRLNTGRAVPNGGLLLSIPSKSIRKDTYTDAKGRFVFKDLVFSDSSKVTVNARGNDNYRSLVINMDQSYYPEIDKNNAYKNNFVLNIDKTIAPYLENSKKEYRKSILLDEVAITGVQKKVITNKDFPSISGLSMPEHRIEADRLAGCNVLTMCLTTLLTGITYDSQTQKYYVTRDYNGGSRVPVQFFLNGMAIDEPGLNGINVIDIEGIEIFLKDDLGTVSRMYQNNGVVSIYTKKVEKKPRMSLTEIEKLLPKSNVIDLFPLGYIKERKFYQPKYETAESKAVNDLRTTIYWNPKVEVTETGEAALEFYNADGNGQYKIIVEGMDQTGNVGRKVIRYQVSQ; encoded by the coding sequence ATGAAATATATAAAATTATTGACGTTTACAATGGGTGTTTGTGGAATACAACATGTATATGCCCAAACAACTGAAGCTACACTACCTGTCAATACCATAGTCGAACGCGTACAAAAATATTTTCAAGTATATCCTGTAGAAAAAGTGCATTTGCATTTTGATAAACCTTATTATGCAGTGGGTGATACCTTATGGTTCAATACGTATTTGTCTCGTAATCTAGCAGAGTATGACCCCAGTAAGATTGCTTATGTGGAAGTTTTAAATAGCCGGGATTCACTGATTCAAACATTAAAAATTCCTTTAGATAAGGGAGTTGGGAATGGTTTTTTGGTTTTAGATCCGCAATATTTAACGCAAGAGAATTATCGATTTAGAGCTTATACTAAATGGATGAGTAATTTTTCAACAGATTATTTTTTCAACAAAATAGTTCCTGTAGGTGATGTGATTAATAAAAAGCTCGTCACAGAAATTTCATTCGTTAATAACGATCAGAGCGCTGCAAAAAGTCAAGCTATCATCCAATTTAGAGATGCTATGGGAAAACTTTTAATTAATTCAAAAGTGAATTGGTCTTTAATTTCAGGATGGGAAACCATCTCTGATGGTAAAGGAGAGACAGATGCTATGGGAAAGGTTACGGTCAATTTAAGTGCTAAAGATAGAGAGATCTTGAAAAAATCGTTTCTGCAAGTTAGTCTTCAGCAGAATAAGAATGAAAAACCCTTAACGAGCACTTTTTCAATGAAAAATTCACTTTGGGATGTTGATGTTCAATTTTTTCCTGAAGGGGGTGATTTATTAGCTGGAGTAGCTAAAAATGTTGCTTTTAAGGCTGTTTCTTCAGAAGGAAAAGGTGTATCGGTTAAAGGGAATATTGTCGATAGTAAAGGTAAGCAAGTCGCTGAATTTTCAGATGCTGGATTAGGAATGGGGTATTTTAACCTATTACCTCTGGCAAATGAAAAATATGAGGCGGTGCTCAAATTCTCTAACGGACAAGAACGAAAGTTTAAATTACCAGAGGTTACTCAAAATAAGGCGAATGTTGTTTTTATAAAACAAGATGAGACGAATGTGAATATGGCGATTGTGACCAGTGAAGAAAATTTTGCAAAACAACCCAATCAATCGTACTATGTTTTAGTCCAATCTAATGGTCATTTGGTATATGCTGCACAAGCGAATATGAAAGGTGCTACAGCCATGATTGTTATCCCTAAAGAACGTCTTCCAAATGGTATTGCGCAAGTTTCATTGTTATCTACTTCTGGTAAAGTAATTAGTGAGCGATTGGTCTTTGTTAATAGTGAAAAGCTATTGGATATAAATCTGGCTGTTAATAAACAACAATACAAAGCCAAGGAAAAGGTTAATTTGAAACTTTCTGTTTTGAATAATGGTCAAAAATATCCAGGTAGTTACTCTATTTCCGTGATCGATGAATCCAAAGTTCCTTATGATGATAATCAAGATTTATCGATTGTTAGTAATTTTCTATTAACTTCAGATTTAAAAGGATATGTGGAGAGTCCGAATTTCTATTTTAACGAAAAGAATGCAGATAAGGATAAAGCTTTGAATGCCTTATTGATGACGCAAGGATTTAGAAGATTTGAATATCAAGATTTAATCAATGAGAAGCTTCCTGTGTTGTCCTTTATGCCTGAGCAAGGTATTGAGATTGCAGGTACATTACGATTGAATACAGGCCGAGCTGTGCCTAATGGAGGCCTATTATTGTCTATTCCTTCAAAAAGTATTCGTAAAGATACCTATACCGATGCTAAAGGAAGATTTGTATTTAAAGATTTAGTATTCTCAGATTCTTCTAAAGTAACTGTCAATGCTCGTGGAAATGATAATTATCGTAGTTTGGTGATTAATATGGATCAAAGTTATTATCCTGAAATTGATAAAAATAATGCATATAAGAATAATTTCGTCCTAAATATTGACAAAACAATCGCTCCTTATTTAGAAAATAGTAAGAAAGAGTATCGAAAATCAATTTTGTTGGATGAGGTTGCCATTACAGGTGTTCAGAAAAAAGTGATTACAAATAAAGACTTTCCTTCTATTTCTGGTTTGTCTATGCCTGAGCATCGCATTGAAGCAGATCGATTAGCAGGTTGTAATGTCTTAACAATGTGTTTGACTACTTTGTTAACAGGTATCACATATGACTCACAAACACAAAAGTATTATGTCACCCGAGATTATAATGGTGGGAGTAGAGTTCCAGTGCAATTTTTCTTAAATGGAATGGCTATTGATGAGCCTGGTTTAAATGGTATTAATGTGATCGATATTGAAGGAATTGAGATTTTCTTAAAAGATGATTTAGGAACTGTTTCTAGAATGTATCAAAATAATGGTGTTGTCTCGATCTATACGAAGAAAGTTGAGAAAAAACCGAGAATGTCATTAACAGAAATTGAAAAATTACTACCAAAATCAAATGTGATTGATTTATTTCCATTGGGTTATATAAAAGAAAGAAAATTCTATCAACCTAAATACGAAACAGCTGAGAGTAAAGCTGTTAATGATTTGAGAACGACTATTTATTGGAATCCAAAAGTAGAAGTAACGGAAACAGGTGAAGCTGCACTTGAGTTTTATAATGCAGATGGAAACGGACAGTACAAAATTATTGTAGAAGGTATGGATCAAACGGGCAATGTGGGAAGGAAGGTGATTCGTTACCAAGTCAGTCAATAG
- a CDS encoding YihY/virulence factor BrkB family protein, with the protein MKEVHFKDLLTFTYWKQVLKLVYDAFNGFLDDNCMKKSASLAYYTVFSIGPLLMIIIWCIGFFYGKHLSQETSAQKEVFDELMVLFGKDVTLQIQSYIQKISFENKSNIGIIIGVITLILTATTLFVDIQDSINDIWKVKPKPKKGWLKLIINRLISFSIIIALGFLLIASLMINGVIAAITNMVLQYFPFIPITLIDWVNTSITFIVITILFGFIFSFLPDAKVKFKDILGGAIFTGLLFMLGRYFISIYLTLSSTASFYGAAGSIIVMLLWIYYSAAILYFGAEFTKFYAQKLGGGIEPASFAVVIEHTERIKKVGEEADSKKGETLHKY; encoded by the coding sequence ATGAAAGAAGTACATTTCAAAGATTTACTAACATTTACGTATTGGAAACAGGTTTTAAAATTAGTCTATGATGCTTTTAATGGATTCCTGGATGACAATTGTATGAAAAAAAGTGCTTCATTAGCATATTATACTGTCTTTTCTATTGGACCTTTATTAATGATTATCATTTGGTGTATTGGTTTTTTTTATGGTAAACATTTAAGCCAGGAAACATCTGCTCAAAAGGAAGTTTTTGATGAATTGATGGTGCTGTTTGGAAAAGATGTAACCCTGCAAATTCAATCCTATATTCAAAAAATAAGTTTTGAAAATAAATCCAACATTGGTATTATCATAGGGGTCATAACACTTATCCTGACAGCAACAACCTTATTTGTCGACATTCAAGATTCTATCAATGACATTTGGAAAGTTAAACCTAAACCCAAAAAAGGGTGGCTTAAATTAATTATTAATCGTTTGATTTCGTTCTCTATCATCATTGCATTAGGGTTTCTACTTATTGCATCTTTGATGATCAACGGAGTCATTGCTGCTATTACCAACATGGTCTTACAATATTTCCCCTTTATTCCAATCACGTTAATTGATTGGGTCAATACGAGTATCACTTTCATTGTCATCACTATACTTTTCGGTTTTATATTTTCATTTTTACCCGATGCTAAAGTAAAGTTCAAAGATATTTTAGGTGGTGCTATTTTTACGGGATTATTATTTATGTTAGGAAGATACTTTATATCTATTTATCTAACATTGTCATCTACAGCAAGCTTTTATGGTGCCGCAGGTTCCATTATTGTCATGCTCTTGTGGATTTATTATTCTGCAGCAATATTATATTTCGGTGCCGAATTCACTAAATTCTACGCTCAAAAACTTGGGGGAGGTATAGAACCTGCTTCATTTGCAGTTGTTATAGAACACACGGAACGGATCAAGAAAGTAGGTGAAGAAGCAGATTCAAAAAAAGGTGAAACACTTCACAAATATTAA